A single region of the Streptomyces sp. NBC_01262 genome encodes:
- a CDS encoding SMI1/KNR4 family protein, which yields MMNAVDASERLIELVRSSDDIANYADGCDAETLAAAEQELGVAFPPSYRRLIEEFGTWDIAGEEFLGVYRTPAMGQRLLGSVTETLDARNRYGMPSSLIAVMFDGMGGLVVLDASERGRDGEHPVLVWHPGSMGDETMERLGEDFSSFALDLCQRAVTRWRDSS from the coding sequence ATGATGAACGCTGTTGACGCGAGTGAGCGACTGATCGAGCTGGTTCGCAGTAGCGATGACATCGCAAACTACGCCGATGGCTGCGACGCGGAGACGCTGGCTGCTGCAGAGCAAGAGCTGGGCGTTGCATTTCCCCCGTCGTACCGCCGTCTTATCGAGGAGTTCGGGACTTGGGACATTGCAGGCGAGGAATTCCTAGGTGTATACCGGACGCCGGCAATGGGACAAAGGCTGTTGGGTTCAGTGACGGAAACCCTGGATGCTCGGAATCGGTACGGAATGCCGTCCAGTCTGATTGCTGTAATGTTCGATGGAATGGGTGGTCTTGTCGTTTTGGATGCCTCTGAAAGGGGCCGAGATGGTGAGCATCCCGTCCTCGTCTGGCATCCTGGATCCATGGGTGATGAAACTATGGAGAGACTCGGGGAAGATTTCAGTTCCTTCGCACTCGATCTGTGCCAGCGGGCTGTGACGCGTTGGCGAGACTCCAGCTAG
- a CDS encoding DUF397 domain-containing protein: MSTEHEHLAWFKSSYSGSGGGDCVEVAMPPAAVHVRDSKVPHGPVLAFAATEWTTFVRHVRELTLHAPESGLAMASLLS, from the coding sequence ATGAGCACCGAGCACGAGCACCTGGCGTGGTTCAAGAGCAGCTACAGCGGCAGCGGCGGCGGCGACTGCGTGGAGGTGGCCATGCCGCCCGCCGCCGTGCACGTACGCGACTCGAAGGTCCCCCACGGACCCGTACTCGCCTTCGCAGCCACGGAGTGGACGACCTTCGTCCGTCACGTCCGGGAGCTGACGTTGCACGCCCCGGAGTCCGGCTTGGCCATGGCTTCGCTCCTGTCGTAG
- a CDS encoding helix-turn-helix domain-containing protein has translation MNRSPNKRTDDDRPAIWTGYGKLVKLFREEAGLTQQQLADAVGYSYEQVASIEQGRRPAKSAFTEAAERALSARGALRALQEGVDLAKFPAFFQDFAMIELEAVSRFAFEPQVIPGLLQTEAYARAMLTGHYPPPDNETIEQWVEARLERQKLLTRTPVVDLSFVLGEPALHCPVGGPDVLRAQLLALLQIRTLRNVEVQIMPTSYGYHPGLNGPMVLLETAEHRHVGYIESQDVGVVISDPEKVSAFGLRYGRLRSEALNGEESARLIERAAGEL, from the coding sequence ATGAACCGCTCACCGAACAAGCGCACCGACGACGACCGACCCGCCATCTGGACCGGCTACGGCAAGCTGGTCAAGCTCTTCCGCGAAGAAGCCGGCCTCACCCAGCAACAACTGGCCGACGCCGTCGGCTACTCCTACGAACAGGTCGCCTCCATCGAGCAAGGCCGCCGCCCCGCCAAGTCCGCCTTCACGGAGGCCGCCGAGCGCGCACTGTCGGCCCGCGGCGCCCTCCGAGCGCTCCAGGAGGGCGTGGACCTGGCGAAGTTCCCGGCCTTCTTCCAGGACTTCGCGATGATCGAACTGGAGGCGGTGAGCCGCTTCGCGTTCGAACCACAAGTGATTCCGGGCCTATTGCAGACCGAGGCCTACGCGCGGGCCATGCTCACCGGCCATTACCCACCACCCGACAACGAGACCATCGAGCAATGGGTCGAGGCGCGCCTCGAACGTCAGAAACTGCTGACCCGCACCCCGGTTGTCGACCTGTCATTTGTCCTCGGCGAGCCCGCCCTCCACTGCCCAGTTGGTGGCCCCGACGTGCTCAGGGCCCAACTCCTGGCCCTCCTGCAAATCAGGACCCTGCGAAACGTCGAGGTCCAGATCATGCCGACGTCCTACGGTTACCACCCGGGCCTCAACGGCCCAATGGTGCTGCTCGAAACCGCCGAACACCGCCACGTCGGCTACATCGAATCCCAGGATGTCGGCGTCGTGATCAGCGATCCGGAGAAGGTCAGCGCGTTCGGGCTCCGGTATGGCAGGCTCCGCTCGGAAGCCCTCAACGGCGAAGAGTCGGCACGTCTCATCGAACGGGCAGCGGGAGAACTATGA
- a CDS encoding SRPBCC family protein, producing MARRLRPTRPVTLDFLDSAPVRHVFAADLAAPPEAVHKALAEDTEGWAAWFDAVTSAVPTDTGRDVSLKGGTRFQETVLASDSPTRYTYRADATNTPALRALLEDWTLSPTPTGGTHLQWTFAADGPPLLRGVLRLARPGLARAFRLAVRALDRRLAE from the coding sequence CCTCGACTCCGCCCCCGTCCGCCACGTCTTCGCCGCCGACCTCGCCGCGCCCCCGGAGGCCGTCCACAAAGCCCTCGCCGAGGACACCGAAGGCTGGGCGGCCTGGTTCGACGCCGTGACCTCGGCCGTCCCGACCGACACCGGCCGCGATGTCAGCCTGAAGGGCGGCACCCGCTTCCAGGAAACCGTCCTCGCCTCCGACTCCCCCACCCGCTACACCTACCGCGCCGACGCCACCAACACCCCCGCCCTCCGCGCCCTCCTGGAGGACTGGACCCTCTCCCCCACCCCCACCGGCGGCACCCACCTCCAATGGACCTTCGCCGCCGACGGCCCCCCTCTCTTGCGCGGCGTCCTCCGCCTCGCCCGCCCGGGACTGGCCCGCGCCTTCCGCTTGGCGGTTCGCGCCCTGGACCGGCGGCTGGCGGAGTGA